In one window of Laspinema palackyanum D2c DNA:
- a CDS encoding FAD-binding domain-containing protein — protein sequence MSDLILFWHRRDLRITDNIGLATAFEKSRKLVGVFCLDPNILNGADIAPARVKYMLGCLAELQENYAKIGSQLFILFDEPRQAIARLATALQAQFVYWNLDIEPYSQDRDKAVREALKEQGIAVETFWDQLLHFPGEICSNTGNPYTVYTPFWKNWIRQTKAEAVPGLEQAISLTESEQERAKNAGVVALPTLKDLGLSWDNPLMLEPGETAARSQLEDFSDRTIYDYDEQRNFPAVPGTSLLSAALKFGAIGIRTVWNATLNASEQCRSDETRKGVQTWQQELAWREFYQQALYHFPELATGPYRDTWKDFPWENNEEHFQAWCEGQTGYPIVDAAMRQLNETGWMHNRCRMIVASFLTKDLIINWQWGEQYFMQKLYDGDLAANNGGWQWSASSGMDPKPLRIFNPTTQTQKFDPEGDYIREWVPELRSIETEALISGKILPLERESSGYPAPLVNHNEQQRRFKALYQQQKALTE from the coding sequence ATGTCTGATTTAATTTTGTTTTGGCATCGCCGCGATTTAAGAATCACCGATAATATCGGATTGGCGACTGCCTTTGAGAAAAGCCGAAAACTTGTTGGCGTATTTTGCCTAGACCCCAATATTTTAAACGGCGCTGATATTGCTCCAGCCCGAGTTAAATATATGCTCGGTTGTTTGGCTGAACTCCAGGAAAACTATGCTAAAATAGGGAGTCAATTGTTCATCCTGTTTGATGAACCCAGACAGGCGATCGCCCGATTAGCCACTGCCTTACAAGCTCAATTTGTCTATTGGAATTTAGATATAGAACCTTATTCCCAGGACCGAGATAAAGCAGTTCGAGAAGCCCTCAAAGAACAGGGAATTGCAGTGGAAACCTTTTGGGACCAGCTATTACATTTTCCCGGAGAGATTTGTAGTAATACCGGCAATCCCTACACCGTTTATACGCCATTTTGGAAAAACTGGATTCGCCAAACAAAAGCAGAAGCTGTCCCGGGATTAGAACAGGCTATATCCCTAACTGAATCTGAACAAGAACGGGCCAAAAATGCTGGTGTAGTTGCGTTACCGACCCTCAAAGATTTAGGATTAAGTTGGGATAATCCCCTGATGCTGGAACCGGGAGAAACTGCCGCGCGATCGCAACTCGAAGACTTTAGCGATCGCACCATTTACGACTACGACGAACAACGGAATTTCCCCGCAGTTCCCGGAACTTCTCTATTAAGTGCCGCCCTCAAATTTGGGGCGATCGGCATTCGCACCGTCTGGAATGCCACCCTCAACGCCTCTGAACAATGCCGGAGTGACGAAACTCGCAAAGGTGTCCAAACCTGGCAACAAGAACTCGCATGGCGCGAATTTTATCAACAAGCACTTTATCACTTTCCCGAACTCGCAACCGGACCTTATCGAGACACTTGGAAAGACTTTCCTTGGGAGAATAACGAAGAACACTTTCAAGCTTGGTGTGAAGGACAAACCGGCTATCCCATCGTTGATGCTGCCATGCGCCAACTGAATGAAACCGGCTGGATGCACAACCGTTGCCGGATGATTGTCGCCAGTTTTCTCACCAAAGACTTGATTATAAATTGGCAATGGGGAGAACAATATTTCATGCAGAAATTATATGATGGAGACCTCGCTGCAAACAATGGCGGTTGGCAGTGGAGTGCCTCCAGTGGCATGGACCCCAAACCCCTACGAATTTTCAATCCCACAACCCAAACCCAGAAATTCGACCCCGAAGGAGACTACATTCGCGAGTGGGTACCCGAGTTGCGATCCATTGAGACAGAAGCTTTAATTTCAGGGAAAATTCTCCCATTAGAACGGGAATCCTCTGGATATCCTGCACCCCTTGTCAATCACAATGAACAACAGCGTCGATTTAAAGCCCTATATCAACAGCAAAAAGCCTTAACGGAATAA
- a CDS encoding NUDIX hydrolase yields MVFGQEPPTLIQHRLSYSGRKFGFDVNRLRLPNGAEGEWECIRHPGGALCIPVTADGRLVLVEQYRFAVQGRLLEFPAGTVEHDEDPFQTIQREIQEETGYRAHQWQRLGQFFLAPGYSDEVIYAFLAQDLEKLTTPQQLDEDEDIQTVLMTPHDFELAILNGEAVDSKSISSFFLAQRLLNF; encoded by the coding sequence TCTCTCCTATTCCGGTCGAAAATTTGGCTTTGATGTCAACCGTTTACGCCTTCCCAATGGTGCCGAAGGAGAATGGGAATGCATTCGACACCCAGGCGGCGCACTCTGCATCCCCGTTACCGCAGATGGACGACTCGTTTTAGTAGAACAATATCGCTTTGCTGTCCAAGGACGATTACTAGAATTTCCGGCGGGAACCGTGGAACATGATGAAGACCCCTTTCAAACCATCCAGCGGGAAATCCAAGAAGAAACGGGTTACCGTGCTCATCAATGGCAAAGATTAGGTCAATTTTTCCTTGCACCCGGGTATTCTGATGAAGTAATTTACGCCTTTTTAGCCCAAGATTTAGAAAAATTAACCACGCCGCAACAATTAGATGAGGATGAAGATATCCAAACCGTTTTAATGACGCCTCACGATTTTGAGCTGGCAATTCTCAATGGAGAAGCGGTGGATTCTAAGTCAATTTCTAGCTTTTTCCTAGCGCAGCGTCTTCTAAATTTTTAA